taattataaaacaaattaCTATGTTTTAACATGATTTCGAGAGGATCTCGACTAATTACTTGGGTAACATCTTGAGCGATTATTTATTCTAGCAAGAAAGCTAGTATGAAAAGCAGTACTGCAGCATACTGCTTCATTTTGAAACTTTGGCTTCCAGTATAGCAGTGGGCGAGGTAGGTGCCCCGCCCCCAAAATGGAATTTTTTTCAAATGGCCCttcaagatttttaaaattttagattagtaaatataaaattatactttgaccacttaaaaatataaatatttaatttaatcttttaaaaattataaaattataatctattaaaataataaaattacatttttttattataaaattataatttaatttcgaccctaaaattttttaatttccaTCCTAAGTATATGGTTTTTGAACTAGATTGGAGGGTATATATCTATATCGAGAGAGATTGAATAACATTCGAGTTTCAAAAAGGCCGGCCTTACTTCATGTTTAGTGGACCATTTCGTATAAACCATAATCGGAGGAATTGCAATGCATAGTGATATTTAGTGATCAGGaattttctttttcctatttttggaaaaaaaaaatagaagatcAATGTTAAGGTATATTTTATATTagttaaattttgggttttttattatatattaaagtAGGTTATCGGCTATCATTAAACGATTTTAGGTTACATGTTTAAGCCAGGGTAGAGCAGCTTTGAATAAAACTgcctttaaatttaaattatttcgaGCATAGTTTATATATAACTTTTAAATTACTAAAATCCAAgttattgtttattattttattgcatTTACATTTGAATTATTGATTAGAGGAAGCCCCAAAATCATGGCAGTCGGTAGAGTATTGGTACCGATCATACTGACTGGTACGTAATGTTTCGTTCTTACCAAGTAGTTTATGATTTATTTTGGTCAAAATTTCGTTCTGTTCAGCCATTTCAATGTGATCCAGTTCATTTCGGTCAATAACAATTTATACTAGTGGTATTAGCTTATACCAGTTGGtgcaaaattttaataatttaaatttttaattttttatcttaaGCACTTTAATTTTTGAGTAAATTATACCATTAATAAGTTTTCATTTGGATCATATaactaaaaaatttataattttgaactatttaaaagttttcattcaagtcattaaactatttaaaagtttttatttaagtcactgagttattaatttttttaaaaaaagggtttCGCCAACGAGCTCCAAGTGACAATTCGATGATCGGTATGATGGATCATTTCCCATTGACGAATAGAAGAAGAACATACCATAGGTCAAAGTCAATCTGAAGGTTAGTGTTGGAGATCAGCGAAAAAAGTTGTTCAAAATTTGATTCTCAAATTCATGACATCCAAAACAAGTTtcatgaaaaaatattaaattgtacAAGAGAAATAGAAAAAGAGCTTTTGATTGGTGCTGACAATGTAAACAAAAAAAGTTGTATAGTATCGATTTTAACAACTTAGTTACttaaataaaatcttttaaataattcaatgactaaattgtaacttttttagttaagtgaataatggtatagtttacccttaaatattttttatatttgcaTTTTGTAATTGAGATATATTTGCatctatatataatatatgattaattttttcaaaaataatatataatttattaagaaAAACACACGctataaatatatatgaaaaatatttaaaaatatatataatttctcaAAAAGTTAAAAATGAGAATTTCATGTATAgatctaaaaatatttaaaatattgataAATCCAAAACAATACACCAGAACATGTTGGTATAGTACAGTACTAACTACCTTACCCGACACCTTGAACTTATGGTAGGGTAACTACGAAATCTGGAAAGAAGTGAAACGATAAATAAAAGTCAATAAGTATGACCACAAAAACAAAATTGAATTGAAAAGAAGGAGAAAGAAGATTATTAGAAGCAATTAGGCCAAAAGGAGGAGCTGGATTCGAGATAGGATTTATGGAAACTTGGACTCCAAGTTGATCTTGCCGAACCTTGTTCTTAAAGATTACTTGAGTTTTGAAATTTAATAAAGATGATTGGATTGATAACAAATAAATTACAGGATTAAGAAAACAAATTAAAGAGAATAATAACAAGGAAACTGAAAAGAAGGGAGATGCGGTCCAATTAAATCCTTTGAAGTAGACACCCCTaacaaattcaactaaaggtttTAATCAATCATTTAAGATAGATTCTTGATAAATTGAAGTTTGAAGAACTCTTACCAACAATATTAAACTAAATTGAGTTGAAACGACTTGTGGAAATTAGCAAGAAACAAATCTTGCAAATGGAGAAAATTCTTTTGAGTGTTTTATCAGAAAGAACCAAAATAAAAGTTACATAGACGTGGTTGGTCAGCCTTTGTTTGAATAGTCAAACTAAATGAAGGAAAACAAACTCCTAATTGATGTAAATCTCCTGAATTTTGATTGTCAAGAATTCATcttacttttaattcaagaaacacAAAAATTCTAAAGACTTTGAAAGAACCACATTGGATCACACCCTGGGCTTAGGCCTACCTATTAGGATCAGTTTACTACTAAAGCAAAAGTAAATTCAAAAAcatctttgaaaagtcaaaaccAGATATTATGCAAAAAGGAAATCTAAATAATTAATGCTAGCCGACTCAGTAACAGTTGGACTCCAATTTCCATGGTCTTTTCCCATCATCTGTCCCATCTGTTCCCTTGGTAGCCGTTTCATATCCCCATTACCTGCTACCCTCTACATTTCCTTCTTCACTTTGTATTCTTCAATCCGGATCTCTGCTCCATCGTCCTTCTGGAAAATCATCTCTCCCTCGTACCAGGTATGTTTCTTCCTCCTTCTTTAGGGCTTCTACTGCAATCTTATGGGCGAAATCATTTTCTGTtctatttagaaattgaaatctGAGGTCTTCAAATCGATTACTCCTATTGTGAATGTCGTGAATAATCGGTCCTATGGCTGATTGATCTCTCTTCATGACTTTGCACTTCTTAATGATTGTTAGGAATCCCCCATAACTGTCATAGAGGGGAACTCCATTTCACTCCCTAGTTTAACCGCCTGTAAACCAGCAAGGGCTTCAGCAGGAAATGGAGACTGAACATTCCGGTGTAAAACCGTCTTCGTTGCCATGAGTCGTCCGCCCCTGCCCCAGACCACCAGGCCAGATGTAGACTTAAAATTTCTACAATCAAATGCTGTGTCGAACTGAATTGTCACGCTGGTTCCTCCCTCTTGGTACCTGTGACTGCTGCTCGGTTTTAAGGTGCTTGCTTTCGTCCTCAACCCTTCGAGTTCAGCTATGTAGTTTCTAACTATAAGAGATAACTCTCTCCCTGTTTCTATTTTCTGCTCATGTATGAATTTATTCCTTGAGTTCCAAAGAAACCACATGCCACAACAGTAAATCTTACACTGCTCAGAGGTACTCGTTCTGAAAACCCAGgtaatccattcccaaaatcctTGAATCGTACTTTCACTAATCCATGACAGATCTAATAATGGCCATATTTCACCTGTTGCAGGACAATACCTAAAGATGTGGGTGATGTCTTCTTCCCCTCTTCCACATCGAGGACAGGTCGCGTCATTACTCACccgtttatgttttaaattagcTAGAGTAGGGATATAGTTCCAATATATTCTCCATATTGTAATTGCTATCTTGGCAGGTAGTTGTAAATTCCATAGCTTGCCGTAGAAATCCTTTAGATCGGtctgtattaaataaaaattaggatCCAATCGAACATCTTGTAATAGTTTGTAGGCACTCCTCACTGAAAAATCACCAGATTGCTCTCCCATCCATACTTTAAAATCCTCGTGAG
This is a stretch of genomic DNA from Gossypium arboreum isolate Shixiya-1 chromosome 11, ASM2569848v2, whole genome shotgun sequence. It encodes these proteins:
- the LOC128283890 gene encoding uncharacterized protein LOC128283890, producing the protein MSGLLSDCCKTGCAGESDEEPEYPYGMIVGTWKTDLINHTFPVDVAQKILRIPLAETPHEDFKVWMGEQSGDFSVRSAYKLLQDVRLDPNFYLIQTDLKDFYGKLWNLQLPAKIAITIWRIYWNYIPTLANLKHKRVSNDATCPRCGRGEEDITHIFRYCPATGEIWPLLDLSWISESTIQGFWEWITWVFRTSTSEQCKIYCCGMWFLWNSRNKFIHEQKIETGRELSLIVRNYIAELEGLRTKASTLKPSSSHRYQEGGTSVTIQFDTAFDCRNFKSTSGLVVWGRGGRLMATKTVLHRNVQSPFPAEALAGLQAVKLGSEMEFPSMTVMGDS